A stretch of Verrucomicrobiota bacterium DNA encodes these proteins:
- the cysK gene encoding cysteine synthase A — protein MGHMHNSIIDTIGHTPLVRLNRITKDLPATIAVKCEFFNPLGSVKDRIGAAMIADAEAKGLLKEGTTIVEPTSGNTGIALAFVAAAKGYKLILTMPETMSVERRTLLAMLGAQLVLTPGSEGMKGAIARAEQILSETPNSWMPQQFNNAANPAIHAKTTAEEIWEDTDGKVDILVSAVGTGGTITGVAEALKARKPSFQAVAVEPKDSPVITQTKAGEPVKPGPHKIQGTGAGFVPGNLHLEIVDEVLTVTNDEAFAMARRLAKEEGILAGISSGANVHAAIELAKRPENAGKLIVTIACSTGERYLSTALAEEARAQVGG, from the coding sequence ATGGGACATATGCACAACTCCATCATCGACACGATCGGCCACACTCCTCTTGTGCGCCTCAACCGCATCACCAAGGACCTCCCGGCCACGATCGCCGTGAAGTGTGAGTTCTTCAATCCTCTCGGTAGCGTTAAGGATCGTATCGGTGCGGCCATGATTGCCGATGCCGAAGCCAAGGGACTCCTCAAGGAAGGAACCACGATTGTCGAGCCGACCAGCGGCAACACCGGTATCGCACTCGCCTTTGTGGCAGCAGCCAAGGGCTACAAGCTGATCCTCACCATGCCCGAGACGATGAGCGTCGAACGTCGGACCCTGCTTGCAATGCTGGGAGCCCAGCTTGTTCTCACCCCGGGTTCCGAAGGGATGAAGGGCGCTATCGCCCGCGCGGAGCAGATCCTCTCAGAGACTCCGAACTCCTGGATGCCGCAGCAGTTCAACAACGCCGCTAACCCAGCCATTCACGCCAAGACAACCGCAGAGGAAATCTGGGAAGATACCGACGGCAAGGTGGATATCCTTGTTTCAGCCGTTGGCACTGGCGGCACCATCACCGGCGTCGCGGAGGCCTTGAAGGCCCGCAAGCCAAGCTTCCAGGCTGTCGCCGTCGAGCCCAAGGACTCTCCCGTCATCACTCAGACAAAGGCCGGCGAACCCGTGAAACCTGGTCCGCACAAGATCCAAGGGACCGGCGCCGGATTCGTACCGGGCAACCTCCATCTCGAGATCGTGGACGAGGTGCTCACTGTCACCAATGACGAGGCCTTCGCCATGGCCCGCCGACTCGCCAAGGAAGAGGGTATCCTCGCCGGCATCAGCTCGGGGGCGAATGTCCATGCCGCAATCGAGCTCGCCAAGCGTCCCGAGAATGCTGGCAAGCTGATCGTCACCATCGCCTGCTCGACAGGAGAGCGCTACCTCAGCACCGCACTCGCCGAGGAAGCCCGCGCCCAGGTCGGAGGCTAG
- a CDS encoding tetratricopeptide repeat protein, with product MSSIFTPPEADQEIAPPSGVELLWLKHRGTLLGGIGALVVILVITLGVIVSNRSSEEASENLLSGATNDTALNEVISKYPKTPASADAMLLLAASLRDAGKLEESDALYSRFAETYPKNPLAVSSLIGRASNARIAGKTDVALNSYQQASSGFPQSYGAPFALFSQARLLAQQGKMEEAKRAIQALASQYPYSASAQAAGAGPRQPQAN from the coding sequence ATGTCCTCCATCTTTACACCACCCGAAGCCGATCAGGAAATCGCACCTCCTTCCGGAGTTGAATTACTCTGGCTGAAGCACCGCGGCACTCTACTCGGCGGGATCGGCGCTCTTGTAGTGATCTTGGTGATCACACTCGGCGTGATCGTCTCCAACAGGTCATCCGAAGAAGCCTCTGAGAACTTACTTTCTGGAGCTACCAACGACACGGCCCTCAATGAGGTGATTTCTAAATATCCCAAGACCCCCGCTTCGGCTGATGCCATGCTTCTACTTGCAGCCTCGCTTCGAGATGCTGGTAAGCTGGAGGAATCGGACGCCCTCTACTCCCGTTTTGCGGAGACCTATCCCAAGAATCCACTGGCCGTTTCATCCCTTATCGGTCGCGCATCCAATGCCCGCATTGCCGGAAAAACAGACGTTGCGCTGAACTCCTATCAGCAGGCTTCATCCGGATTCCCGCAGTCTTATGGAGCACCATTCGCCCTCTTTTCCCAGGCCCGTCTTCTGGCTCAGCAGGGCAAGATGGAGGAGGCTAAGCGCGCGATTCAGGCCCTTGCCAGCCAGTATCCCTACTCTGCCTCGGCACAGGCAGCAGGGGCCGGCCCCCGCCAACCACAGGCGAACTGA